Part of the bacterium genome, GAAAATAAAAAATCCTTTCCCAATCTCTGGGAAAGGATTCCCAGAAAAGATAGGGAAAAAAGCCAAAGGGCGTTCACTTCCACTGCCTTCCCGTAGCGAGGGACAACCGGCTTCCCATCTATTTTAGCATCCATCCAATCCATACAAATATTTTCATTCCCTGCCCATACCAAACCATCCTCATCTATCCTAACATATTCCCCCTCCCCTCTAATTAAATCCTCAATTATTTTCTCCAAATATGGATAGATCTCCATTGCGAAGCTCTTATCCCACTTAGCTTCTAAGAATTTATAGACAGTCCAGAAAAGCCAAAATGTCGCATCAATGCTGTTGTAAAGGGTTTCACCCTCCATAAAGGAATTCGGTATCAACCCACCATTTAGATATGTTAAAAAGGAAAATATTATTTCCTTACCTTCCTCAATCCTTCCCAGAGACAGACACAAGCCAGGGAGGGATATCATAGTATCCCTGCCCCAATCGGTAAACCAGTGATAGCCTGCTATTATGCTCTTCCTTCCAAACCATTCCACGAAAAAAGAATCAGCAGAGAGAAGAAGCGATTTTATATCTTCGCCTTCTCCTATCTCGCTCTTAGCCAAAATCCTTTCCGCCCTTTTACCCTCTTCCTTAAAAAGCTCCCTTGAGGATTCCTTCAGCAATTCCGAAGAACAAATAAAGCCAACATCCTCTCCACTTTTGAGTTCAACTTCAAAAGCACCGATATTGAAATGGTCCTCCTTATAATCCAATCCTCGCTCCCTTTCCTTCGGATAAGTCATATCGTAATACCAATCACTACCTTTTCGGAAGCTTCCCTTTTCACATTTTATGAAGAACCTATATGGTTTTATAATCTCTACAAAATTCCCTCCGCTTCTGAACTGCCATTCCTCCCTGCTTCTTTTTAGAGAGTGGTAGGAGCGGAAGTTCAGCAAGGGAAGAAGGCGAAGTTTAAAGGGGGTCTCTGCTCTTAAAACCTCGTAAATGACAACCAGTGCGTTCCTTCCCTTGGGCAGGATTAGGCTCTTCTTCAGCAAAATCCCCTCAGCATCATAAACCCAGTTCACAGACCAGCCTGTGAAGGAAAAACTCAAAATCCTTTTATGCCCATCTGGATGAACCACTTCATTGTAAATATTTGATGAAAGGGGGATTCTTTCATCCTCTTTCACTACTTCTTCCTCTATCTTTGATAATATTAACTTTCTATCCTCTGAGGGAGCGAGGAAGAAACCGTGATAGCGGCGAGTATTGATGCCCAAGACCGAAGATGATACGAATCCACCTTTCCCGTTTGCCAGAAGCCACTCTCTATCAAGCGCGGAAGGAAAGGCGATTTGCTCTCCGCTAAGATGAATCACTCTTCCTTAGGAGGTGGAGCGGGTGGAAGTGTGAAGTAAAAGGTTGAACCCTTTCCCTCCTCGCTCTCCACCCATATCTTTCCGCCGTGAGCCTCAACGAGGTGCCTTGTGAGGTAGAGTCCAAGACCAGTTCCCGAAATCTTTCTTCCCTCCACTCGGACAAACCTTTGAAAGAGACGAGGAAGCACATCCTTCGGAATCCCCAATCCCTGGTCCTTAACAGCAACCAATACGCCTCCGGTTTCGGGGTCCTCCTTTATCGTTATCCTTACCTCTCCGCCATTAGGAGAATATTTCACCGCGTTGCTCACAAGGTTAGTTATTATTTGGTCCACCTTATCTTCATCTGCGATAACCGTGGGCACTGGCTCTTGGACATCTAAAACGAATTCATGCTTTGATGTGTAATTCTTTTGTATTTCTACTATCTTCTTTGCGATGTCTACAACATCCACGGGCTTTAGAACCAATTCCAATGCCCTTCCCGACTCAATACGAGAGAGGTTAAGGAGGTCATTAATCAGCCTCGTTAATCTATCACATTCCTGGTCTATTATCTGTAGGAATTCTCTCCGTGTCTCAAGGTCGTAGTAGCCTTCAGTGTCCGACAGCAATGTAGCGACAAAACCCTTTATTGAGGTAAGGGGCGTTCTAAGCTCGTGGGATACATGGGAAACGAAATCGGTCTTCATTTGGTCAAGACGCTTCAACTCGGTTATATCAGATAAGATGGTTACCTCACCCAAAGTTTCATTGTTTTCACCAGTTATAGGCGCTGTTTGTGCCTGGAAATAACGCTCGCTTGTGCCCACCGTGAAAGTGAGTTCCTCCACCACTTCCTCTCCATTCTCCAGTGTCCTCCTTATTATCTCCCTTACTCTTTCATCTTTTATAACTTCTTGATAATCAGCTCCCACGCTGTTATTTGGAGGTATCTCCAATAGCTGTCTCGCAACATGGTTAAGAACAGTTATTCTCCCTTTATTATTAACCGCAAGCACACCCACAAGCATGCTCTCAAGAGTGGCTTCCAGTTGTCTCTTCTCCTCCAATGCCTCAAGATAGAGCTTTGCCTGAGCAATAACGGAAGCTGCCGAGCGGGCAAGAACCATAGCAAGACGCACATCTTCATCCGTAAACTGCCCACCAAAGCGCTTGTTAAAGACCTTTAACACACCTACCCTAATTCTATCAACTACTTTTCCATCTTCATCCCTTCTCTCCACTATAAGAGGGACGGTAAGGGAATTCCTTATCCCAAAAAGGCTGGCGAACTCCTTAGCAGTGCGTGGGTCGGACAAGGAATCATTAACTATGATGGGCTGCCCGGTCATAAACGCCTCCCCACTCACTCCTTGCGTTGCCCTTGTGCGATAAAGTTTCACCTCCTCATCGGTCATACCAAAGGCTGGAGGTTGAGCAACTAGCTCACCAGTATCCTTGTCGTAGAGCTTTATTACACATTTCTCCGCTTGAAGAATCATGGCTATCTTCGTGACCAGACGTTTAAGGGTATCCCTCAGCTCCTCGGTAGTGGTAATAGGAGCGGCGGGTTCCTCAACGGTGGTCGGCGCTTCACTTACAGGAGTAGTCCTACCCGTTCTCCTCTCCAACTGCCCCCTCAGATGCTCTATTTCCTCTTTTAGCGCCTTGTTTTCCGCCAAGAGCTTCTCATATTCCGCCTCTAAAGCTTGATACTTCGCTTTCCAGTCAATGCTCGCCTTCATAGTTCAATAGAACACCTCCTATTATCATTTTACATACCATATATTCCTTTGTCAATACTCCTTAAGAGCGTCCGAAGGTTGAATATTCGCTCTTTAAATAATATAATAAATTTCAAAGAAAATTGGAAGGAGGAGTGACTCTATGGAAGAATCTCAAGCGAAGAAAATAGGCGATGTTTTCCGGAAAATCGGGAAAACAGTGCAGGCACAAGCGGAGATAGCTAGCCTTCGCCTCCAAATAAGGAAAAAAGAAGGACAAAAGAGAGAGATTTATCAGAAAATAGGCGAGAAGGTTTATTCGCTCTATCCTAAGGGATTGGTTAAGAATTCCACACTCATCTCGATGTGCGAAGAGCTTAAAAAACTTGATGAGGAGATAAAGGAAATTGAGGAAAAGATAGCCTCTCTATTGGAGGAGCCGAAAGAGGAAAAACAAGAAGAGACAGACGAGGAAGGTATAGAGGAAGAAATAGAAGAGTAAGAGATGAGGATAAGACCAGATTGCCTCGCCTGCGTCTTCAGGCAGTGCTTGGAAGCGACGAAATTATCAAACTCCGACGAGAATAAAGCTTTTTCCGCCTTAAAAGCAGCGGCTAACCTCATACCATCTTTCAATAATTCCGATACCCCGATGAGCATCACTATGGCTATGCATAGGATGGTGCGGGAAAGGCTTGGTATTGATGACCCCTATAAGGAGGTTAAGAGGAGTTTCAACGAGAAAGGGGCAAGAGCCTATCCTCTCCTCGTTCAACTAATGAGAAGCTCACACGAGCCTCTTGAAACTGCGATAAAGATTGCCATAGCGGGAAACATCGTAGACTATGCCCTACCGATTGAGAAAGACCTTGATAAATCCCTTAGGTTAGCCCTTGAGTCCCCTTTGCCGATGAGGGATTGGGAGATATTCCGTAAAGAGCTGGAAAAGAGCAAAAACATTCTCTATTTGCTTGATAACGCAGGGGAAATATTCTACGACAAAATTTTAATTGAGCACCTCGTTGAAAGGGGATATGAGGTCGCCGCGGTTGTGAGAGGTGGTCCAGCGATAAACGATGCTCTACTCGAGGATGCTCGCTTCGCGGGAATAGATAAGTTAGCGAGAGTCTTAACAACGGGCTTGGATACAGTGGGATTTATATTGAACCAGGCCTCCAAAGAATTTCTTAGGGCGCTTGACCAAGCGGATTTAATCATCGCTAAAGGGCAGGCGAACCTTGAATCGTTGGACGAAACCGATTATCCAGCTTTCTTTCTCCTCAAGGCGAAATGTCCCATCATTGCTGAATTGACAGGAGTAGAGGTGGGTGGCATAGTTTTTCAAGCGAATCGCAGGCGATGGAGAAGATAAAGCTCGTTATCTTCGATTTAGACGGAGTTATTTATAGAGGAAACTCCCTTTTGCCCGGCGCCAAGGAAACGATAGAGGAGCTTCGTAAGAGGGGTAAATCCATCGCATTCCTAACGAATAATTCTACCAGAACCCGGTATCAATATATAAGGAAATTATCCCGTTTGGGGATTAAATCGCAAGTAAAGGAGATTTTCACCTCCGCCTGGGGAACAGCCAATTTCTTGAAAACTAAAGGAACAAGAAAAGCTTTGGTCATCGGCGAGGAAGGCTTGAAAAAAGAACTTAAATGGGCTGGAATAGAGGTCACTTCCCTCCCCCAAAACGATGTAGATTACGTAGTGGTTGGTTTAGACCGTCGGTTTAATTATAAGAAGCTTTGCAACGCTTTTGAAGCAGTGAAAAAAGGAGCCACGTTCGTAGCTACAAATATGGATTATACATTCCCTTTAGAGGATAAAATCGTCCCTGGAGGGGGGTCTATCGTGGCCTCGCTCCGCTGGGCTCTAAACATGGAACCTATCGTTATAGGAAAGCCCTCTCCCTTCCTTTTGGAATCCATAATGAATCACTACGGCGTGGTTAAGGAACAGGCGGTTATCGTTGGTGATAGATTGGATACGGATATAGAAATGGGAAAGAAAGCAGGAATGAGAACAGTGCTTGTCTTAACGGGCGTGACGAGCAGGGAAGAAGCGGAGAGACAAGCTATAAAGCCGGACGAGATAATAGAGAAATTGGACGAT contains:
- a CDS encoding glycogen debranching enzyme family protein; protein product: MIHLSGEQIAFPSALDREWLLANGKGGFVSSSVLGINTRRYHGFFLAPSEDRKLILSKIEEEVVKEDERIPLSSNIYNEVVHPDGHKRILSFSFTGWSVNWVYDAEGILLKKSLILPKGRNALVVIYEVLRAETPFKLRLLPLLNFRSYHSLKRSREEWQFRSGGNFVEIIKPYRFFIKCEKGSFRKGSDWYYDMTYPKERERGLDYKEDHFNIGAFEVELKSGEDVGFICSSELLKESSRELFKEEGKRAERILAKSEIGEGEDIKSLLLSADSFFVEWFGRKSIIAGYHWFTDWGRDTMISLPGLCLSLGRIEEGKEIIFSFLTYLNGGLIPNSFMEGETLYNSIDATFWLFWTVYKFLEAKWDKSFAMEIYPYLEKIIEDLIRGEGEYVRIDEDGLVWAGNENICMDWMDAKIDGKPVVPRYGKAVEVNALWLFSLSFLGILSQRLGKDFLFSDLLERARRSFLKEFIAPLGLYDVIRGDEKVASLRPNQVIAGALPFVPLTINKKREIANLAFKELYTPLGLRSLGKREPGYRGRYEGGVAERDSAYHQGTAWAYLIGFLWELLRGLGEKKFEWLVEPFYGHLREAGLGTISEIFDGDYPWTPRGCISQAWSVGEVLRILWEMERIKASP
- a CDS encoding GAF domain-containing protein, whose translation is MKASIDWKAKYQALEAEYEKLLAENKALKEEIEHLRGQLERRTGRTTPVSEAPTTVEEPAAPITTTEELRDTLKRLVTKIAMILQAEKCVIKLYDKDTGELVAQPPAFGMTDEEVKLYRTRATQGVSGEAFMTGQPIIVNDSLSDPRTAKEFASLFGIRNSLTVPLIVERRDEDGKVVDRIRVGVLKVFNKRFGGQFTDEDVRLAMVLARSAASVIAQAKLYLEALEEKRQLEATLESMLVGVLAVNNKGRITVLNHVARQLLEIPPNNSVGADYQEVIKDERVREIIRRTLENGEEVVEELTFTVGTSERYFQAQTAPITGENNETLGEVTILSDITELKRLDQMKTDFVSHVSHELRTPLTSIKGFVATLLSDTEGYYDLETRREFLQIIDQECDRLTRLINDLLNLSRIESGRALELVLKPVDVVDIAKKIVEIQKNYTSKHEFVLDVQEPVPTVIADEDKVDQIITNLVSNAVKYSPNGGEVRITIKEDPETGGVLVAVKDQGLGIPKDVLPRLFQRFVRVEGRKISGTGLGLYLTRHLVEAHGGKIWVESEEGKGSTFYFTLPPAPPPKEE
- a CDS encoding DUF89 family protein, yielding MRIRPDCLACVFRQCLEATKLSNSDENKAFSALKAAANLIPSFNNSDTPMSITMAMHRMVRERLGIDDPYKEVKRSFNEKGARAYPLLVQLMRSSHEPLETAIKIAIAGNIVDYALPIEKDLDKSLRLALESPLPMRDWEIFRKELEKSKNILYLLDNAGEIFYDKILIEHLVERGYEVAAVVRGGPAINDALLEDARFAGIDKLARVLTTGLDTVGFILNQASKEFLRALDQADLIIAKGQANLESLDETDYPAFFLLKAKCPIIAELTGVEVGGIVFQANRRRWRR
- a CDS encoding phosphoglycolate/pyridoxal phosphate family phosphatase; protein product: MEKIKLVIFDLDGVIYRGNSLLPGAKETIEELRKRGKSIAFLTNNSTRTRYQYIRKLSRLGIKSQVKEIFTSAWGTANFLKTKGTRKALVIGEEGLKKELKWAGIEVTSLPQNDVDYVVVGLDRRFNYKKLCNAFEAVKKGATFVATNMDYTFPLEDKIVPGGGSIVASLRWALNMEPIVIGKPSPFLLESIMNHYGVVKEQAVIVGDRLDTDIEMGKKAGMRTVLVLTGVTSREEAERQAIKPDEIIEKLDDLMDLEWLK